Genomic window (Lewinellaceae bacterium):
TTTTATTCTGTGGAAGCAATCACGCGAGTTGGTTTCCCGGCAAGGGTTTAGCTGGGTTCTGATGAGGAGTGGCAACAAAAATAATGAAAAAAAATCAAAGTCTTTAAAGTAAATCTTGCGCTGCTTCGTCTACCTGTATGTAAGTTGATTGTGTTCATGAAGTTGATAACCCACCCTCGTAGCTGACTCTGGTTGATTGAGCAGGGAAGGCACCGGGTTGAGTTGCTGGCAATGCGCCGACTAAATCAACCAATCAACTAATTAACCAATAAACTAAATCAACCATGCGACCATTTCCATTCGCTCTGTCCATAGCGGCAGGGGCTGCTTTCTTTTTCCTGTTGGCCAAGGTTTTATTCTTCGGCCTGATGTTCATCGCTCCTCTCGCGCTGATGGCGGCCATTGTGCTGGGCATCCGGCGGCGCTTCGCTTACGGAGGGCACTACAGCCATTACCATCGCTTTGCCCACCGGGGGGGAGAACCACTGAGCTTCCACCGCCAGAGCCGCCCGGAGCCGCTGGAGGATTACCGGACGATTGTTGTAGAATAAGCCGTTTTGCCTGGAAACCGCAAAATGTAAAATACCAAATGCAAAAGGGGGCTACCCCGGGCTATCCGGCCTGAGCCTCTTAATTTTCTAAAATTTAAAATTTCATTCATTATGTGTAGAGGATCTCATTCCTGGGGCCGCCACCACCGGCGCGGCCACCACCATCATCATCAGGGCGGCCGGTTTGGCGCCGCTTTTGCTCAATTTCCCGTCAACGTCCGCGAACTGGACGACCGCTACGAGCTGGACCTGTTTGCTCCCCAGCTGAGCCGGGAAGATTTTCAGCTCGAACTCGTCGACCGCACCCTGACCATTTCGATCACGGCCTCCAAAGAAGAGGAAGTCGAACTGGGGCAGCGGATCCGGCAGGAGTACCGCCCACGGGGCGCAGAGCGGAGCTTTATGCTCAACGAGAAGATCGACCTGGACAACATTAAGGCTGCGTATGCAGAAGGCGTGTTGAAGGTCATCCTGCCGAAGCTTCCGGGCCAGGTGACGCAGCGGAGGGACGTGGATGTGGTGTAGAGGGTTATTTGGCATAGAACGCGACTCTTCGCGGGTGCGGCGAGTTTTCGCGGATTTGGAGGCTTTATGCTTCTGCTGATTTAACGGGCTTTCATGTTTATAAACATTAGTCCTCCCATATTCTGGACACCTGATAGGATAGAACACAGATGACGCGGATTGAGCGGATCTACACGGATTGGCTAATGCTAACGGCAATCCTCGAAAACCCGTTTAATCCCTGCCTGCTCGCCAGCTCGTCCCGATTAGGGACCCCTTTGGGGCTGGCAGGCAGGCGTGTCATCGATGTTCCATTTCTCAAGTTCGGGATGCCCCATCTTGCTTTTAACGCACCATCACTTTAAACGTGCGCGCCCCTTTTTCACCGGAGATTTCCACCAGGTAGATACCCGGGCTCAATTGCCCCACCCCTACCCTTTCCTGCAAGGCGCCCCGGAGGGGT
Coding sequences:
- a CDS encoding Hsp20/alpha crystallin family protein, with product MCRGSHSWGRHHRRGHHHHHQGGRFGAAFAQFPVNVRELDDRYELDLFAPQLSREDFQLELVDRTLTISITASKEEEVELGQRIRQEYRPRGAERSFMLNEKIDLDNIKAAYAEGVLKVILPKLPGQVTQRRDVDVV